From the genome of Fibrobacter sp. UWEL:
AGGCTGACTCAAGTCCAAATCCAGAACGGAATTGGTAGTATTGGTGCTAGCAACAGCAATCTTATAGCCCTTAGCACGAAGCTTTTCCATGCAGAGCATGCGCTTCTTGTACAAATAAAGATTCATCCATTTGTAGGAACCCTTCAGAATGGACTTATTCACGCTATAGGCGTTGTCTTCTTCAATCACATGAACATCCTGCAGACCAAAGCATTCTGCCGTACGGATCACAGCGGAAATATTATGGGGGTCAAACAGATCTTCCAGCACCATGCAAAAATGTCTCGTGCGGCGATCCACCACAGAAGAGAGAAGTTCACGACGGCGGTCCGTAACACGGGCCAGCAGGGATTCCAGACTTTCCTTATTATCGCTCATGTGTATTCCTTGATTCTTTTATTATTCCACAACTTTTAGAGGAGCGGGGGCAGTTTCAATAGCCTTTGCCTTAGCCCGTTCCTTCTTTAACTTTTCAAAGTCACCCAACTTCCAGGGAGCTCCATTCACAACCGTCTCGAAATCCAGAACGTACTGGATATTCTGCTGAGACTTTAGGGCGGCGCTCTTCAGCATGGGTTCCTTGTTGCCGCCAAAATACATACCGGAAGCTTTCTTAATGTCATCCACAATGTGGTCAATCTTGCTATTCACCACGCTCTTGAACACCTTCATCTGCATGATGGAATTGAGTACAGAATTTGCGGGAAACACCACTGCCGT
Proteins encoded in this window:
- a CDS encoding RNA methyltransferase — encoded protein: MSDNKESLESLLARVTDRRRELLSSVVDRRTRHFCMVLEDLFDPHNISAVIRTAECFGLQDVHVIEEDNAYSVNKSILKGSYKWMNLYLYKKRMLCMEKLRAKGYKIAVASTNTTNSVLDLDLSQPTAFYLGSEFHGNHPDTLAHADYEFKLPQYGITESMNVSVAGGVLMTYLDVYMQKEGREKFLLKKDERDALLYDWLDRHVNGIENNSPITRIEE